CTCCTCCTCGTGGCGGCGGTCCACGGTGAGCCCGGCGCGGTAGTCCTCCAGCATCGCGCGGACGACGTCCGGGTTCCTCGTGGCGGCCCGCCACTCGTCGTGGTTCTCCTGTCCCATGACCTGTGCGTCGCCGCGGTACCAGGCGTCCGGGTCGGCGTTGATGACGCGTTCGGGGATCTCCGGCTGGGCGAAGAAGAACCAGTGCCACCACGCGGTGGCGAACCGTGCGTCGGCGCGGGCCAGATGCTCGCTGAGGGGTATCCCGTCCAGGAAAGCCACCCGGGTCACCGCCTCCGGGTGGTCCAGCACGAGCCGAAGGGCCACCGGCACCCCGCGGTCATGGCCGGCGAGCCCGAAGCGCCGGTGCCCCAGTGCTCGCATGACCTCGACCATGTCCCCGGCCACGGCACGCTTCGAATGCGGGGCGTGGTCGGCGGCGGGGGCGGGGCCGCGGGAGCGGCCGTAGCCGCGCAGGTCGGGGCAGACCACGGTGAAGCCGCGCCGGACCAGGAGGGGCGCGACGCGGTGCCAGGTCGCCGAAGTACGGGGATGGCCGTGCAACAACAGCAGGGGCGGTCCATCTCCTCCGTACCGCACGAAGACGGATGCCTCGCCGACGTCCACCGTCTCGGTGGCGAAACCCTCGAACACCGCAAGCCCCTTCCCGCTCTGGAGGCTCGGCTCCGGCCCCTCGCATCCCGCCTGCCCCGATCCGGATTTCTCAAGGGCGGTCTCCACTCAGGCCGTCTCCCGGACGAGCCGGGGCCAGGCGGTCTCCCGCAGCAGGCGCAGGCCGTTGAGGCCGACGATGACGGTGGAGCCCTCGTGGCCGGCGACGCCGAGCGGCAGGGGGAGGGTGCCGGTCAGGTCCCAGAGGACCAGGACGGCGATGAACGTTCCGGCGATGGCCAGGTTCTGGACGACGAGGCGGCGTGCGGTGCGGGAGAGCTGCACGACCGAGGGGACGGCGGCCAGTTCGTCGCGGACCACGACTGCGTCCGCGGTTTCCAGGGCGAGGTCGGAGCCGGCCTTGCCCATGGCGATCCCGCAGTGCGCGGCTGCCAGAGCGGGCGCGTCGTTCACGCCGTCGCCGACGACCAGCACGCGGCGACCCTGAGCCTCCCACGCCTTGACGGCGGCGACCTTGTCCTGGGGCAGCAGGTGGGCACGGACGTCGGTGATGCCCACCTCGGCGGCCAAACGCCGGGCGGCGCGCTCGTTGTCTCCGGTCAGCAGTACGGGAGTCCGGCCGGTCAGCCGGGTCAGGGCGGCGACCGTGGCCGCCGCGTCCGGGCGCAGCCGGTCCGCGACGCCGAGCACGCCCACCGGCTCCTGGTCGCGCAGGACGACGACAGCCGTCCGTCCGGCTTCCTCCAACTCGGCCGCCACCCCGAGTTGCGACGGGTGGGCGACGGCGTCCAGCAGCCGGGCGGGGGAGCCGACCGTGATGGTGCGGCCACCGATGAGGGCGGTGACGCCTTGGCCCGGGGTGGCGGTGAAGTCCCTGGCGTCGGCCAGGGGGAGGCCGCGTTCGCGGGCGGCGGCGACGACGGCCCGGGCGAGCGGGTGTTCGCTCGGGTGCTCGGCGGATGCCGCCAGCGCCAGAAGCGTGTCCGGCTCCAGTCCGCTGCCGTGCAGGGGGTGCACGTCGGTGACGCGCGGGGTGCCTTCGGTGAGGGTCCCGGTCTTGTCCAGGGCGACGGTGTCGATCTGGCCCAGGCGTTCCATCACGACGGCGGACTTGGCGAGGACGCCGCGGCGCCCGGCGTTGGCGATCGCGGACAGCAGCGGCGGCATGGTGGACAGGACGACCGCGCACGGCGAGGCCACGATCATGAATGTCATGGCCCGCAGCAGTGCCGACGACAGGGTGTCGCCCAGGGTGAGCGGAACACCGAAGACGGCGAGGGTCGCGATCACCATGCCGAGCGAGTACCGCTGTTCGATCTTCTCGATGAACAGCTGGGTGGGGGCCTTGGTCCTGGAGGCCTCCTCGACCATCTTCACGATCCGCGCGATGACCGAGTCCGACGGATCGCGCTCGACGCGCACGCGCAGGGACCCCGTGCCGTTGACGGTGCCGGCGAACACCTCGTCCCCGGCCTGTTTCGTGACCGGGAGCGGCTCGCCGGTGATGGTGGCCTGGTCGACGTCACTGGCTCCGTCGACGACCCGGCCGTCCGCGCCCAACCGCTCGCCGGGCCGGACCAGGACGGTGTCGCCGACCATCAGGCGCTCGACGCCGACCGTCTCCTCGGTGCCGTCCGGGAGGAGGCGGGCGGCGGTGGCGGGGGCGAGGTCGAGCAGGCCCCGTACGGAGTCGGCGGTCCGCGCGGTGGCGACCGCTTCCAGGGCGCCGGAGGTGGCGAAGATGACGATCAGCAACGCTCCGTCGAGGACCTGGCCGATCGCGACGGCCCCGGCGGCGGCGACGACCATCAGCAGGTCCACGTCGAGCGTCTTGTGCCTCAGGGCCTTCAGACCTTCCCAGCCCGGCTCCCAGCCCCCGGTGACGCAGGCCGCGGTGAACAGGGTGCCCCACAGCCACGCGGGGCCGCCGAGCAGGTCGACGGGCAGCGCGAGGAGGAACAACACCAGCGCCGCGAGCGCCCAGCGTGCCTCCGGCAGCGCGAGCAGCCGCGTACGACGCCGGGGCGGCTGTGGGCGCCCGGAACCGGCGGTCCGCGCGTAGCGCTGATCCAGAACAGAAGACATGCCGGGAGAACCCTTCGCGGGTGGGAGAGAACGACACCTCCACCGTACAGGAACATCTGAACAGCTCTTCATGTGTCATCGGTATGATGAAGGCATGGGCCATGGACGCGACACCGCCAGCAGCGCCGGCACCCGCGAGCGCCTCGAAGCGGTCGGCATCGCCGATGTCGCGGCGACACTGCAGGCCCTCGCCACGCCCTCGCGGCTCTACATCCTGGCCCGCCTCCAGGAAGGTCCCTGCGCGGTCGGCGAACTCGCCGAAGCCGTCGGCATGGAGGCCTCCGCCTGCTCACATCAGCTCCGGCTGCTGCGCAACCTCGGCCTGGTCACCGGCGAGCGGCACGGCCGCTCCATCGTCTACGCCCTCTACGACGACCACGTGGCCGAACTTCTCGACCAGGCCCTCTACCACGTGGAACATCTCCGCCTCGGCGTGCGCGACACCACGGACCACGAAGCCTCCCCGGACGCCGCCGTCAAGTAGTCGGCGGCGGGCGGACCCCGTCCTCGCGAAAGTCCGCGGCGGATCAGTTCGTGCGGGTGCCGCTCTCGTCGTTCATGCCGATGAGCAGGGCGGTGAGGACGCGGCGCAGCCGGGGTTCCACCTCCACGACGGCGTGGCCGAGCTGCGGTTCGCTCGCGTACAGCTCCCGCAGGGCCGCGCGGGGTGTGGCCATCTGCCACAGGGCTCCGGCCATGGAGGTCGCGGTGGCGACTGTGTCGACGGCCTGCTCCTCGCTCAGGCCGAGCAGTCGGTCCAGTTCGGCGCCGATCCGCGCGACCTCCTCCAGCGTGCCGAGCTTGAAGGTGCGAACGGCTTCAAGGGACACGTTCCGCTCCAGGTTGAGCGGCGCCTGGGCCAGCAGGTCGCAGAAGAGGGGCCGTGCCGACAGGGTGGCGGCGAAGGCGTCGGCGACCGCCGCCGGTGCGCCCCGCTCGCATGCCGTGAGGCGCCCCCGCAGCGCGGCGGACCATTCGCGCCAGCCCTCCGCGGTGAGGTCGAGGAAGATCTGCTCCCGCGTCTCGAAGTAGCGCAGCAGCGCCGACTTGTGCATGCCGACCTCGGTGGCGATGTCGGTGAGCGTGACCTCCCGGATGCCGCGCCGGGCCCCGAGGGCGCGGGCCGCCTCGAGGATCGCGGTCTCACGGGCCTGCTTCGCCTGGACGCTGCGGGCCCGCTGGAAGGCGGCCTGATCAGTCATGCGCCCATCATAGGAGCCATTAGTGAAACGGCGTTGCGTTAATACGGCAACGGTGTTTCACTAAAGGTATGAGTGATGACGCGAACACCTTCATGAACAGCACCGGGACGGCGGGCGGCGGCGAGCGGCCGGTCTGGTTCATCACCGGCTCCTCCCGAGGTCTCGGGCGCGCGCTGGCCACCGCCGCCCTGGAAGCGGGTGACCTGGTCGTGGCCACCGCGCGCCGCGTCGACGTCCTCACCGACGCCTTCGGCGCGTACGGCGAGCGCGTGCTGCCCCTGGCCCTGGACGTCACCGACCCCGAGGCCGCGAGCCGCGCGGTCGACGCGGCCGTGGACCGTTTCGGGCGGATCGACGTGCTCGTGAACAACGCCGGGTACGCGAACGTGTCGCCGATCGAGACCTCGGACGACGCCGACTTCCGCGCCCAGTTCGAAACCAACTTCTGGGGCGTCTACAACGTCACCAAGGCCGCCCTGCCCACCCTGCGCCGCCAGGGGGCGGGCACGGTCGTGCAGTTCTCGTCGATCGGCGGCAGGGTCGGAGGGTCGCCCGGCATCGCCTCCTACCAGGCGGCCAAGTTCGCGGTCGACGGCTTCAGCCGCGTCCTGGCGGCGGAGACGGCGCCCTTCGGCGTGCGGGTGATGGTCGTCGAGCCGAGCGGCTTCGCCACCGACTGGGCCGGCTCGTCGATGACGGTCCACGACATCCCACAGGCGTACGACGCGACCGTCGGCGAGATGAACCGCCGGGTGCGCCGGAGCACGGACGGCGCGGCGGGGGACCCGCGGCGGGCCGCCGAGATCATCGTGCGTACCGTCCACCGCGAGGAGGTCCCCGGTCACCTTCCCCTCGGCGTGAACGCGGCGACGATGGCCCTGGACCACTCCCGCCGCCAGACGGCGGAGGCGGCAGCCTGGGAGGAGGTCAGCCGTTCGGCGGACTTCGACGAGCCCTACCCGGTGGCCCTGCCCTGACGCCGGCACCCTTGGTTTCGCCCTCGCCTGGGCGGCGCTCCGCTGCCGCGTCACGCGCGGTTGGCCGCCCACCGCATCCGGCACGCCGACCACGGGCGAAGCAGAGGCGAGGCAGCAGTGAGTCGGGGATGACTCGGCGGGGAGGACGGGAAGGTGCGGAGATGGAAAGCCGGAACCGACCGCATCGGGCGGAGGCGGGGACGACACAGAGTGGGACGGAGGCGGAGACGGGGCCGAGGTGGGAGCCCCGTCCCGACGGCGGCCGCCCGGACGGCCGTCTGTGTGCACACACCCGAACGCCGTTCCCCGAGCCGGCGCCCCTCAGCGAGGTGTGCCTGCCGTGCGCGGCGCGCGGGCGGCACCAGATCGGCCTGCGACACTGCCTGACCTGTGGCCACGTCGGGTGCAGCGACAGCTCTCCCGGCGCTCACGCCAGTGCCCACTTCGACGACAGCGGTCATCCGGTGGTGCGTTCCCTGGCGCCCGGCGAGGAGTGGGCGTGGTGCTACGAGGACCAGCTCTACCTGGATCCTTCGCCTGGAGGACGTCCGGCCCCCTCCGCCTCCCCCGAGCCGGAGTCCGTGTGGGACTACCCGAGGCCGCCCGCGCTCCGGGAGGACGGTCGTGTGGTTCGCGTCGAGTGCGCGGGTCAGGTGGTGGCCGAGACACGACAGGCCGTCCAGGTGCTGGAAACGAGTCACCCCCCGGTCTTCTACGTACCGCCGTCGGACGTGACCCCTCACCTCCTGTGCCCGGCGGCCGCGGCACCCACCTGGTGCGAGTGGAAGGGCGAGGCGACGTACTGGGACGTCCTGGTGGAGAACGACCGGCGTTTCAGTGCCGCATGGAGCTATCCCACTCCCGCACCCGGCTACGAGCGCATCGCCGGATTCGTCGCCTTCTACCCCGGGCGGATGGACCGTTGCACGGTCGGCGACCAAGTGGTCGGCGCGCAGAGGGGCGACTTCTACGGCGGCTGGATCACGGCTGAGGTGCGGGGCCCCTTCAAGGGCGCGCCGGGGACCGGCATGTGGTGACGGAGTGCCGCAGCACCCCCGGCCCCCCCGCCTCACGGTCGCACCAGTCGACGCAGGGCGAAACGGGCGAGTGGCGTGTAGCCGGCCAGCACGAGCCCGGGCCCGTTCATGGTGAGATCGGTGCGGCAGCCGTCCTCCCGGGCGTGCACCCGGTGATGCAGCCGGATCCCCACCGGCCCGACCCGGACTCGCCAGGACCATGTACGCCGTACGTCGTCGACCGCCTCGACCCGAAAGGGAACCTTGATCCCGGCCACCGACTCCACCTGACCGGTGAGCCCTGGAACGAGCAGGCGGCGGTCCGCGTGCACACACCTGATCTGCGGAGCCCACGAGGCCCACGCGTCCAGCCGGGCATACCGCTGCCACGCCGTGTCGGCGTCGATCGGTCCCACCGCATGGATGGTCAGACTGGCCATGACTGACGAGTACCCGACTTCGCGGGGGGTGCGGCACGGCCGGGCGCCGATCCGGTCGGGAGCGTCGTCACCGCGGGCCGAACCGGTCCCCGATGCGCGACGCATTGCCAAACCCGGAGGGCGCACCTAGTCTCTGCTCGTCCTTAATCGTGAACCTCATTCATGTTCATGAACGGAGAGCGATGGGTAGACGACTCCGGCCGATCACGGCCCTACTGGCGGCGGCGACGCTCGTCGGGCTGGTCGGCCCGGCCGCGTCCGCGCGGCCGGCCATGTCCGAGCAGCCGGCCTCCGCGGTCCACGCGGTGGCCCGTGCTCCCAAGACCGTCGTCCTGCCGGGTGAACGCATGCGGTACGCCAAGATCCGGCTCGCGCTCGGTGGCCGTGAACTTCGCACTGCCGTTGGGCAGTTGACCCGTAGGGCGGATCAGTGGCTCGACCAGGGCCCCTGGACCGTCGTCGACAAGCCGCGACCGGCACCCGGCGGTGACGTCCACGACTATCTGAGCCAGGCCCCCTACTGGTGGCCCAGCCGGACCCCGACCGCCGACAATCCGTGGGGCTGCCCCTACGTCCAGCGCGACGGCGAGCGGAACCCCGAGGTGGACTCGGGTACCGACCGCCAGGACCTGGAGAAGGTCTTCGACTCCTCGTACGACCTCGCGCTCGCCTGGTACTACACCGGCGAGCGGCAGTACGCGCGCAAGGCGGCGGACATCCTGCGGACCTGGTTCCTCTCCCCGGCCACCCGGATGAACCCCAACCTGGACCACGCCCAGTTCATCCCCTGCAAGTACGACGGCCGGGCCATCGGCATCATCGACTTCTCCCAGTCCTACACGTCCGTCGTCGACGCCGCGGCCCTCCTGGAGACGGGTGCGCCGTCGTGGACCCGCGCCGACCGGGACGCGATGGGGGAGTGGAACAGCGACTTCCTGGGCTGGCTGCGCAACAGCGACTTCGGAAAGCAGGAGGCCGCTGCCGCCAACAACCACGGCACCTTCTACGACATGCTGGTGGCCGGACTCGCGTACGCCACGGGCGACCGTGAACTGGCCCGCCGCACCGTGCGCGAGGCCGCCGCCAAGCGCGTGGACGCCCAGATCGCGGCGGACGGCAGCCAGCCGCTGGAGCTCGCCCGGACCAGGAGCTGGCACTACTCCACCTTCGACCTCGTCGCCTACACCCGGCTCGCGGCGATCGGCGAGAACGTCGGGGTGGACCTCTGGGCGCACCGGGGCCCGCAGGGGCAGAGCCTGTTCGCGGCGGTGCGGTACCTGCTGCCCGCCGCCACGGGCCGCGAGGCCTGGCCCCACCCCGAGCTCGAGTTCCACCGGTTCGCGGCGAGCGACGTCGTGCACGCGGCCGCGGACGCCGGCGACGGCGCCGCGCGGCGTGCCCTGCGCCTGCTGGAAACGCCACCCGGCGGCGATCTGTGGGCACTTCGCCCGGCCGCCGAGCAACTTGACTCCATAGCGGGCTGACCCCGCCCCGGCCGCGGGCGGGGCA
The Streptomyces sp. NBC_01723 genome window above contains:
- a CDS encoding alpha/beta fold hydrolase, with translation MFEGFATETVDVGEASVFVRYGGDGPPLLLLHGHPRTSATWHRVAPLLVRRGFTVVCPDLRGYGRSRGPAPAADHAPHSKRAVAGDMVEVMRALGHRRFGLAGHDRGVPVALRLVLDHPEAVTRVAFLDGIPLSEHLARADARFATAWWHWFFFAQPEIPERVINADPDAWYRGDAQVMGQENHDEWRAATRNPDVVRAMLEDYRAGLTVDRRHEEEDRARGTRIHCPVLVLWSLRDDLEDLYGDPRAIWHDWADDVRGQGIDAGHHVAEEAPGPLSAALGDFFSL
- a CDS encoding heavy metal translocating P-type ATPase, which gives rise to MSSVLDQRYARTAGSGRPQPPRRRTRLLALPEARWALAALVLFLLALPVDLLGGPAWLWGTLFTAACVTGGWEPGWEGLKALRHKTLDVDLLMVVAAAGAVAIGQVLDGALLIVIFATSGALEAVATARTADSVRGLLDLAPATAARLLPDGTEETVGVERLMVGDTVLVRPGERLGADGRVVDGASDVDQATITGEPLPVTKQAGDEVFAGTVNGTGSLRVRVERDPSDSVIARIVKMVEEASRTKAPTQLFIEKIEQRYSLGMVIATLAVFGVPLTLGDTLSSALLRAMTFMIVASPCAVVLSTMPPLLSAIANAGRRGVLAKSAVVMERLGQIDTVALDKTGTLTEGTPRVTDVHPLHGSGLEPDTLLALAASAEHPSEHPLARAVVAAARERGLPLADARDFTATPGQGVTALIGGRTITVGSPARLLDAVAHPSQLGVAAELEEAGRTAVVVLRDQEPVGVLGVADRLRPDAAATVAALTRLTGRTPVLLTGDNERAARRLAAEVGITDVRAHLLPQDKVAAVKAWEAQGRRVLVVGDGVNDAPALAAAHCGIAMGKAGSDLALETADAVVVRDELAAVPSVVQLSRTARRLVVQNLAIAGTFIAVLVLWDLTGTLPLPLGVAGHEGSTVIVGLNGLRLLRETAWPRLVRETA
- a CDS encoding ArsR/SmtB family transcription factor — its product is MGHGRDTASSAGTRERLEAVGIADVAATLQALATPSRLYILARLQEGPCAVGELAEAVGMEASACSHQLRLLRNLGLVTGERHGRSIVYALYDDHVAELLDQALYHVEHLRLGVRDTTDHEASPDAAVK
- a CDS encoding TetR/AcrR family transcriptional regulator, producing the protein MTDQAAFQRARSVQAKQARETAILEAARALGARRGIREVTLTDIATEVGMHKSALLRYFETREQIFLDLTAEGWREWSAALRGRLTACERGAPAAVADAFAATLSARPLFCDLLAQAPLNLERNVSLEAVRTFKLGTLEEVARIGAELDRLLGLSEEQAVDTVATATSMAGALWQMATPRAALRELYASEPQLGHAVVEVEPRLRRVLTALLIGMNDESGTRTN
- a CDS encoding SDR family NAD(P)-dependent oxidoreductase, which translates into the protein MNSTGTAGGGERPVWFITGSSRGLGRALATAALEAGDLVVATARRVDVLTDAFGAYGERVLPLALDVTDPEAASRAVDAAVDRFGRIDVLVNNAGYANVSPIETSDDADFRAQFETNFWGVYNVTKAALPTLRRQGAGTVVQFSSIGGRVGGSPGIASYQAAKFAVDGFSRVLAAETAPFGVRVMVVEPSGFATDWAGSSMTVHDIPQAYDATVGEMNRRVRRSTDGAAGDPRRAAEIIVRTVHREEVPGHLPLGVNAATMALDHSRRQTAEAAAWEEVSRSADFDEPYPVALP
- a CDS encoding DUF427 domain-containing protein; protein product: MWDYPRPPALREDGRVVRVECAGQVVAETRQAVQVLETSHPPVFYVPPSDVTPHLLCPAAAAPTWCEWKGEATYWDVLVENDRRFSAAWSYPTPAPGYERIAGFVAFYPGRMDRCTVGDQVVGAQRGDFYGGWITAEVRGPFKGAPGTGMW
- a CDS encoding SRPBCC family protein: MASLTIHAVGPIDADTAWQRYARLDAWASWAPQIRCVHADRRLLVPGLTGQVESVAGIKVPFRVEAVDDVRRTWSWRVRVGPVGIRLHHRVHAREDGCRTDLTMNGPGLVLAGYTPLARFALRRLVRP
- a CDS encoding alginate lyase family protein, whose amino-acid sequence is MGRRLRPITALLAAATLVGLVGPAASARPAMSEQPASAVHAVARAPKTVVLPGERMRYAKIRLALGGRELRTAVGQLTRRADQWLDQGPWTVVDKPRPAPGGDVHDYLSQAPYWWPSRTPTADNPWGCPYVQRDGERNPEVDSGTDRQDLEKVFDSSYDLALAWYYTGERQYARKAADILRTWFLSPATRMNPNLDHAQFIPCKYDGRAIGIIDFSQSYTSVVDAAALLETGAPSWTRADRDAMGEWNSDFLGWLRNSDFGKQEAAAANNHGTFYDMLVAGLAYATGDRELARRTVREAAAKRVDAQIAADGSQPLELARTRSWHYSTFDLVAYTRLAAIGENVGVDLWAHRGPQGQSLFAAVRYLLPAATGREAWPHPELEFHRFAASDVVHAAADAGDGAARRALRLLETPPGGDLWALRPAAEQLDSIAG